From one Papio anubis isolate 15944 chromosome 12, Panubis1.0, whole genome shotgun sequence genomic stretch:
- the CALCA gene encoding calcitonin gene-related peptide 1 isoform X2, whose protein sequence is MGFQKFSPFLALSILVLLQAGSLHAAPFRSALESSPDPATLSEEEARLLLAALVQDYVQMKASELGQEPETEGSRITAQKRACDTATCVTHRLAGLLSRSGGVVKNNFVPTNVGSKAFGRRRRDLQDWAAE, encoded by the exons ATGGGCTTCCAGAAGTTCTCCCCCTTCCTGGCTCTCAGCATCTTGGTCCTGTTGCAGGCAGGCAGCCTCCACGCAGCACCATTCAG GTCTGCCCTAGAGAGCAGCCCAGACCCAGCCACACTCAGTGAGGAGGAAGCGCGCCTCCTGCTGGCTGCACTGGTGCAGGACTATGTGCAGATGAAGGCCAGTGAGCTGGGGCAGGAGCCGGAGACCGAGGGCTCCAG AATCACTGCCCAGAAGAGAGCCTGTGACACTGCCACCTGTGTGACTCATCGGCTGGCAGGCTTGCTGAGCAGATCAGGGGGTGTGGTGAAGAACAACTTTGTGCCCACCAATGTGGGTTCCAAAGCCTTCGGCAGGCGCCGCAGGGACCTTCAAGACTGGGCAGCTGAATGA
- the CALCA gene encoding calcitonin isoform X1 encodes MGFQKFSPFLALSILVLLQAGSLHAAPFRSALESSPDPATLSEEEARLLLAALVQDYVQMKASELGQEPETEGSSLDSPRSKRCGNLSTCMLGTYTQDFNKFHTFPQTAIGVGAPGKKRDMSSDLERNHRRYVSMPQDAN; translated from the exons ATGGGCTTCCAGAAGTTCTCCCCCTTCCTGGCTCTCAGCATCTTGGTCCTGTTGCAGGCAGGCAGCCTCCACGCAGCACCATTCAG GTCTGCCCTAGAGAGCAGCCCAGACCCAGCCACACTCAGTGAGGAGGAAGCGCGCCTCCTGCTGGCTGCACTGGTGCAGGACTATGTGCAGATGAAGGCCAGTGAGCTGGGGCAGGAGCCGGAGACCGAGGGCTCCAG CCTGGACAGCCCCAGATCTAAGCGGTGCGGTAATCTGAGTACTTGCATGCTGGGCACATACACGCAGGACTTCAACAAGTTTCACACGTTCCCCCAAACTGCAATTGGGGTTGGAGCACCTGGAAAGAAAAGGGATATGTCCAGCGACTTGGAGAGAAACCATCGCCGTTATGTTAGCATGCCCCAGGATGCCAACTaa